The DNA segment ATTTCTCAAGTGTACATCAATTGCTTCTGGGCAGTCCCAGACAATTTCTTTGAAAAGTGAGCTATGGGATGGCTGCCTAACTCAGAATGGCTCCTATGCCGCTTCTTGAGGCATCTATCTCTAACATGAATGGTTTTGAGAAATCGAGCAAAGCCAAAACTAGTGCTTGCGAAAAGGCTTTTTTATCTTCAGGAATGCATCTGTCAAAGCCGAGTACCATGTAAAATTATCCTTCCGTTGAAGATCGGTGAGGTGGACAGCTAAGAGATCAAAGTGTTTAATGAATTTACAATAATACTTGTCAATCCAAGAAAGTCATGTAATTGTTTAAGAGAGGTGGGGTTGGCCGCTGTAAAATGGCTTGGACCTTCAAATCATCTACTCGCACACCTTCTCAAGACATTATATGACCTAATTAGTCTATTCGAGTTTGGCCAAAAGAGCACTTGATAGTTTAATGAATAGAGCATTTTCCTTAAAAAATGACAACACATGCATCAAGTGTCTAAGATGACTAAAACAATCAAGGTTGCAAATAAGAATATCATCAAAGAAATCAGTACAAATTTCCTCAACACAACCACAAACACTAAATTTATGAGACTCTAGAATGTAGCTTGAGCGTTGGTTAACCCAAAGAGCATCACAAGCCACTCGTATAAGCCTTGTTATGTTTGAAAAGTCGTTTTGAAGGGCCTCACTCTGATCTGGTGATACCTAGCCTGTAAGTCTAATTTGGAGAAATATTACGTTCCAAATAATTTGTCCAGTCAACAACAGGTGGCATTAGAAAAGAGTCCTTCACAGTGATGACATTAAGAGCCCTATAGTCTGTGCAAAATCTCGAAGAACCATCCTTCTTCTTGACAATCAAAATGGAGGATGAAAAGGGGCTTGTACTTAGACAAATAATACCTTTGACAAGATTTCActaaaaaatttttctattttagttttCTGACTATGTGGATATCGATATGAGTGCACTTTAACCAAAGCCGAATCGGATAACAAGTTGATAGCATGATAATGTGATCTCACTGGTGGCAACCCATATGATGTTTGAAAGGCTGCTTTGTAAGAGTGTAACAATAAGCCAAGCATTGGCTCTATGTCAAGGGATAAAAATAGCTCAATTGGTGAATCCtggtaaatttttataattttattggcAGCTTATAAACGTTTGAAGTGATGAAATTATACTCAGGTAGGTCATTGAGACAGTTCACCCTGTAATGTTACTAACTTGGAGCCATGGAAAAAGGTGATAAATTTCTTCTTATAATTCACCAAACGAGTGTCCATCGTCTCTTGGATTTTCCAATAAATCCTTGACCTTCCCTTCACATTGCAAGAGCCCCCTACTCCATAGTTATCATAATCGAAACGGACTCGCTAgttcaataaaaaacaaaaaaaaaacccacaGTCTCAAGACCATTTTAGGTTAAGGATCAACAAGAACCAGTCAAACTTGAAAAAAACTGATCCACCGGTCAATCGAACTGCTCAGCtgaaaattcaaaactaatGTAGATCAGGTTTGAACCAGGTTGTCTTTGTTACTACTTACTACTTTTGCCATTAGGCTATgttattccttattattttatatgataattattaattatatagtaaaaatatacaataattttgttagatattgttttaatttcatactCACTTATCTTtaaactaattatattttttattatgcataattattagttaagtataaattttattaaacatggaaaattaaaaatataaaatatttttattaattacaatataattatttttttatgattatatgttatttattaatattattttttcaataatacatgtagtatataacaatataataaatataaactaattatttagttattaaaattaaaaatagttactttaatataaaaataaaattaaaaaatttttattatgaaaaaatactagaattttatatatttattcaatAATAACCAAATCATAACTTGTTGATTATAATTTGTTGAAATTtgattgtttttaaaatattagtgaagatatatattttaaattttaattttaaatttttgactattttatattttttatttacgtgGGAATTGAGTCTGCTAATTCAAGTAGTGACTCATGGGTTGAACCAATAAATCAGTAAATCAATAGCTTGACCGATTCGATCACGGGTTGAGTTCTAACAACCATGCGCTTAGAAATAGATATAGAAGATAATGTGAAAACAAAAGCATAATATGGTGGGGACAATCGATGAAAGCTcaagaaattataaattggatgaagatttcGAGTAGAGATAATCTCTAGCCTGTTGTTTCTGTATCTTTCTTTTGTCCGTTAGAAACAATAAAGATGTTAACCAAAAAGGGATTTGGCATAGTGGTTGAGGAGGGGAATggatttctcaatttttttctctctcaattATTGTTGTAAAATATGATCTCTCATCATATACTTTTTAAGTgagatcaagaaaaaatatgTGAAATAACATGTTAAATGGTAAACGATATCTTGACAAAACAATTGATAGTAAAAAATTGAGTGGATCCATTCCAGTTGAGGAGGCATTTTATAGTCTCAAGAAGAACTTTGATTGATTCTTGAGAGTATGTTAGTTGAGAAGTCACGGTTGATTAGGCCCATAGAGATCATGCAACTTCTCTAATAACCAAGGAGGGAGAGaccttagaaaacccaaaaagaaGTTACAATAGTAGAACAAATTTTGTCACATATATAGTCCAGATAATTGTAAGAGAACTCAAGAAAGAAAAGTTCTGATCTGtaaacacaaaaaagaaaagcaatattAGACAAAGGCTTCCTCCCTCACCCAATGTAACTTGTTAGCCCAATAGATAATTGTCATATGCTAATTTGCTTAATTTACAATTGCATTCCCATCTAATCGTATCTATCATAATAAATGTAGATGTATTTGTGCATAagctaaaatatgaaaatatctaAACACATCATTTGTATCATTTTCTTGTATCGTTTGTCCTGCTTGACCTTGTTTGGTATGTAATGGTACACCGTTATACTTCCTTTTAAGCAGAATGTACATGTTTTGTGTCATTGTTTATGTATATTGCAGGGAGAGAGATGAAGCCTTAGACAATATTGTTGAACATATTACTGCCTTTTTAGGTGGTAAGGATCACTGGTTCACTCTGCCGAATGTAGAGAAATTGCAACCTCGGGTGCAGGATTTAATTCAAGTTCAACTGTTGAATTATGATAAAGTTTTAATACTTGGGATATGGGGAATGGCAGGCATTGGTAAAACAACCATTGCCATGGCTCTTTATAATCAAATCTGTTACAGATTCCAGAGGAGGATGTTTGTTGACAATATCAGCGAGAGATGTGAGCAGCATAGTATAGTTTCTTTACAGGAAGAGCTTTTTTCTTGTATCTGCAAAACAacagaagaaacaaaagaagaagcaaCGAAAGAAGCAAAGGAAAAAGCAACAAAAGAAACAACAGAGGAAACAACAAAAGCAGCAGTGGAAGAAGTAACAGAAGAAGCAacggaagaagaaagggaagaaactACTGCAGAAAAAGCAAAGATTCATGACATTGAATCAGGAAAGCtgttattaaagaaaaatctcAGCAATAAAAAAACTCTTCTTGTTCTAGATGATGTGACTGAACGAGACCATTTAGAGGCTTTGTGCGGAAGTCGCGAGTGGTTTGGTCCTGGAAGCACAATAATCATCACCACTAGGGATAGGAGTATGCTCAAGGACGCTGATGATATATATACAGTGAAAGGAATGAATTATGATGAATCTATTGAGCTATTTTGTTGGCACGCATTCAAGAATAAGGAAATTCCTGCAGAAGAGTATCGCGAACATGCAGAATCTATAGTTGAGTATTGTGGGGGAGTACCACTTTTTCTTGAAGTAGCTGGATCCCATTTATATGGAAAGATGATAGAAGAGTGGGAGCCTGCATTGGAAGAACTTGAGGAAAATCCTCCTTATAAATTGCAGAGGTTTCGACAAGTGAGCTTTGATAGTTTAAGAGATGACTCACTGAAGAAGATATTTCTTGATATAGTTTGTTTCTTTGTTGGTATGAACCGGAACCATGTTGTGAAAATATTGAATGGCACTGGACATAATGGAGAAAAGGCCTTAACTGCCCTTGAAGATAAATGTTTAGTAACTGTTGATGGCAACCGGCTTCAAATTCATACCTTGATAGAAGAAATTGGAAGAGAAATTGTTGATGAGGAATCACGTCTTACTCCCAAGGTGCGCAGCAGGTTATGGTTGTTGTATCTTCTAAACTTTGATAGCTAGTTGGATTGTAAATTGTGCTTCTTTGATCCTAACCTGTACATTACTAGTTAATAAAAGTCCAGGTAAAATTCTTTTGAGCACAAGTTAATCATatattttgaattctttttattCCCAGCTAAGTACCTATGATGTATTCTTGAGTTTCCGAGGAAAAGATACTCGTGCAACATTCACTTCACATCTCCATGCGGCTCTCGAAAATGCTGGATTTTATGTTTTCAAGGATGATGTTCAACTTCCAAGGGGAGAATGGATATCAATCTCACTACTGGAAGCAGTGAAAGACTCCAGAATGTCTATTATTGTGCTGTCTACAAATTATGGTGGTTCAAAATGGTGTCTGGAAGAGTTAGAGAATATAATGCAGCTTCAAAGAACCACAGCTCACGCAGTCGTGCCAATATTCTACAGTGTAGATCCCTCCGAAGTACGTCACCAAAGTGGTGTATTTGGACAAAAATTTAATGATCTTTTAAGAAGTCACCCAGTGGAGGAAGACAAGGAGAAAAGTTGGAGGACATCACTCCGTCAAGTTGGTAGTCTTTCAGGAATTGTTGTGGTAAATTCCAGGTAATTTAATCTGTGATACGTTTTCCTTTTATTTGAATTcgttaataaattttatctcTATGAAAGAATCATTTCTTATTTGTTTAATGTGGTAACGGTGCCATGGTATTTCATTCAAAAGAATAACCTTAGTTTCATTTGTTTATATTCAAGCCTTCAGGACAATTTCAGTTGCTCTGCAGAAATTTCTATATATAATTGAAAGGCAGAAGCTATGTTTTCATTCCCAATCTTTAAAACGTATTTAATGTTGTTTCATAAGTTTTTATTTCCCTTCAGTCTCATCCATTATGTTCTAAAAGATGACACTTCTTAGTTATCTTTGGTTCATGTAATATAGGAATGAGAATGAGGATATCAAGAAGGTTGTTGAAGATGTTACTCATTTGCTTGACAAGACAGAATTGTTTGTTGCAGACTATCCGGTGGGAGTAACATCTCGTGTGCAAAATGTGATCAATCTATTGATtgaacaacaatcaaaagatgTTTTACTTCTTGGGATATGTGGCATGGGAGGACTTGGTAAAACAACCATTGCCAAAGCTCTTTATAATCAACTTAGTCGCAAATTTGATTGCAAGTGCTTCCTACTAAACATCAGGGAAGTTTGGGAGCAAGATAATGGTCAAGTTTCTTTACAAGATCGTCTCCTTTCTGATATTTACAAAACAACAAAGATACCGATACGTACCACTGAATCAGGAAAACTTGAATTGAAGAATCGACTTTGCCACAAAAGGgtacttcttgttcttgatGATATAGATAAAGTGGAGCAAATGAATGCATTGTGTGGAAGTCATGAATGGTTTGGTTCCGGAAGCTGTATAATCATCACAACAAGAGATGAGCATCTGGTTAAAATGCGTGGCATTGAACCTATAATTTATAGATTGGATGAAATGGATGATAGTGAAGCTATTGAGCTTTTTAGTTGGCATGCATTCAAGCAAGCATATCCAGACACAAATTTTTCTGTCCTTACTAAAGATGTAGTTGCATATTCTTCTGGACTGCCACTTGCTCTTGAAGTTCTTGGGTCCTATTTGTGTGATAGGGAAATCGAAGTGTGGAAGAATGCTTTGGAGAAACTTAAAAGGATTCCCAATCATAAAATACAGGAGAAGCTAAGAATAAGTTTTGATAGTCTTAGTGATGATACTGAGAAAGAGATATTTCTTGATATAGCATGCTTTTTCATTGGGATGGACCGAAGTGATGTTATTCAGATATTAAATGATTGCGGACTTTTCGCTGAAATTGGAATCAGTGTCCTTAGAGAGCGAAGCCTTGTAACTGTTGACAGCACAAACAAGCTTGGAATGCATAATTTGCTAAGGGACATGGGAAGAGAAATAATTCGCGAGGAATCACCAGATGAACCTGAGAAGCGTAGTAGATTATGGCTTCATGAGGAAGTCCTTCATGTATTAACAGAATACAAGGTATGGATTATGCTTTAATTTATGATAATATTTTGATGGATCTGTTGTTAACATTCATGTGTCTTCTAGATTATTccaataaatatgaaaattagTCTGCTATAGCAATGGTTTTGTATCAATTTTGGATTTCAAGCATCATAATAAAAGTAATATTATGGACTTTTAGCTACCTAGTatttacttttatgttttgtgtcttcattaTATTTCAGGGAACTACAACTATCACAGGACTGGCTTTGAAGTCACCAAGGACAAGCTCACAATTTATCAATTAACATTtatccaacaaacaccaaatcCACATCACAATTCTCATCAAAGTCACTAAGCATTAATTATACTCATACGTTTCAGCCTATCCTATGGTCacctagcctaagttttcacataacattatatattaaatacgcaAAACCTAAaacataccttagccgatttcaaCTTATTAACCAACGCAAACCACAAGGCAAAATGGCAATGCTTCAATCACCAAGATTTAACTCTAACTCGACCAAGCTCTCAAATCAAGCTTCCAATGATTCCAAGAATCTCCATATCATGCATTTAGACAcctaacacatatatatatacatacatatatccAACAATTCAATATCCAACATAATCCAAACACGAAAAACTAGGGTTTAGGACTCGCACCGTGCCCACGAACTAAACGAACTAAATCTGTCAAACTCCACAAGCTAAATTGAACCTAGAGtaccaaattaaacaaaatctcaacatgggtttcctttaattttgaaaattgagggATGGAGAGGCTGGGGTGAGATTGAAGCTTACCTATGAAATTGATCCGATAGCATCGTAGATCTCAATGCAGtggacgcgtggccgcaaatggtgcggcgatcggagctctgATGAAGAAGTTATGGTGGATTAAGGTTGTGGTGAGGGTTTGGAAGCTCTTTTCTGTCCTTGGCTATTCAGCGTTGGTTTATGCAGAAATGGAGAAGAAGATGAGCCCTAGGTTCATTTATTTGATGGGTTCAGTTGGGCCCACAGGCTCGGTTTGGGCCTGGTCCAACTGATTTGGTCCGTTCAGCACAATCTTAGGCCAAATTCTTCGAAATTTgtgtcaaaattctcattttaaagatctctatcctattttaatataagatttttatttgtaattttcttttttaaaattcaacttATTGACTAATTATGTGCTAATTTAGCGGgatttacatcctacccacctaattaggAATTTTTCCCCCATAATTCAAGTTTAGTAATCTGAGATAGGCGCATTGGTCGTTTCTCTTCTTAAGTTCAAGTTCTTAGGTGTGTTCTCCCATTCCAATTCTTAATCTGTATTAACGTTATAAACGGTTCAATACCTCCCAGATTTAATTCTTTAGTCTTAATCGCGCACTGATTTTTATCCTGTCAAAGTAATATTTAAAGAAGCATAATTAGTTTCTCTCGAGGAAGTTCAAAAACCGTTTCTGCTCTCAAGCATCTAAACAGTAATGTTTTCTAAGATATGGAAGAATATTAAGGGACCGGCATTCTTAATGGTTATGGTTAAGCGTTATACGTGATGCTAACTCAagcttgaaaagaaaataaaccgAGAAGTGATTGAACTACTAGAACGGTGTTTGCTGTAAAATAAAGGGATGCTCTATATGGTGGGTACAACAAGTTCTTGAGATTAACAAGATATACAAGAAGAAGTTAAAGTGCACTCtcagagatgaattgaaattcAAGCTGGTTGAGGAGAATATATGGTGCACCAAATTAAATAAACCTTAGTTGATGTCAACAAAATATAAGTTTTACAAAATAGAGCAATTCGACTCGCGGCAAGTTCCTAAGATTCACGAATTTACATTATTATAACAAGACAAACTCGGACTCATTTGGAAAAAATGAGATTCTTTCAAGTCAGGGATATGATTAGGAGTTGATCCATTCATTATTTAAGAAGAAGTTCGGAGAAGAATTCTATTATGAGCTACAAAAGAAGGTTAGGTCGACTCGGACGGATTCATTAACGCGCTCTTCGGTCCAATTGGTATTTCATACCGGGAACACTTGATTGAACGGATTTCGTCCTCTATTTTATAATCTTTCAAGTTTCTGAGTTCCATCAATTCTAATAGTGTTGTTGCACCATTCTTAACACTCTCGATCCCTAATCTATGACTCAAGTTGTATGCTTACTCTTCCAATCCTTTTCTACTACATAACTCTTGTTATTATTCTTCAAGAACTTAGTCACCCCTCAATGCCAACCAAATGTTGTTTTGTCTCACTAATTGAAAGTCATCATTCGATCATTCCCTTGGAAATCACACTTCTCATAGCTCGATAGTGGATTATGATAAGTGCTACAGGTCATCATCATGCAAAGCAGTCAAAGTTTTACTTACTAATTCATAATTACCTCTAATTGGAGCATATGGGCTCTCAGCACCATCCGCCACCATAGTGTACACTCGTCCACCTACGGAGCTCTTCTAGCTTCCTGACTCATCTTTTCTGAGCAATTCTAAGATATATGCCTGACGCTTCCACAGTAATAACATACATCCCAACTGGCCCTACACGGAGTGTTCGGGTGGTACCTTCCACACCTCCTACAAGTCAAGTCATCCTACAAAAACTGAGCCTATTTTTCGCGTCCTCTTCCcgggttattattattattgaaccTCCAGAAGTTATTCTGACCTTGATGTTGCTGTGAAATATTGCCGCCTCGCTTGAAATCTTGATCTTTAGGAGCAAaatttcttccttgatcttACCTAACAGATCTTCAGTGGTCACTCTTATCTAATGCCACCTTTCATAGACATTCTTCAGTAACACTGGTTTTGTTTACCAATTCAGAGAAGGTTCAGATCTCCATCGATGAGATGGAGCTCAGAATATCGCTCCTAAGGCCTCCCTCGTATTTGATACACTTCCATTCAGTAAAATTCCTTGGAACACCTTGGCAGATGCGGGAGAATCGGCACAGCTCTTCAAACTTACTAGTATACTCAATGACAGTCATTTGGCCTTGTTTTAGATGAAGTAGTTCAAGTTCCTTAGCATTTTTTACTGAACTGGGAAATTATTTCTTATAGAACTCTATTCGAAACAAGTCCCAAGAAATCACGACACCATCTGGCTGTAGGATTTACCGTGTTCCTTGTCACCAGTGCTGGGCCTCGCCTTACAGTTGATAAGATCCAAACTCAACCCACTGCTTTTCAGGAACATGTTGAGCTTGTAATGCTCGCTCTATAGCTTGAATCCAGTTGTCCTCATTGGTGGGGTTTGAGGTTCCTTTGAAGGTCGGAGGATGAACCTTCAGGAAAGAGGAAAGCGTCATAGGGCCCTCATCGCCGTTATTGCCATTATTCCCATTGTTCATTTGGTTCCCCAGAGCTTCGGCTGTCGCCTGCATAGTTGTAGCCATGTTTCCCAAGGCAGCCATAAAGTCTACAGGGTCATTCTCTGTCGGGCTAGGATTAGCATTGTCTATTCTACCTTTACCTCTCCCGCGACCGCGTCCGCGAGTTGACATATggtccctatacacaccaaacaagtgatatcaagttgatcagtctcaatatcgcaagTCTAGTGCTTTAagttccaaatgcatgctcatgaatgtTTATGTCACATATATCAgttagatatcctaatagcacatagacacatacacagagaatgcacagaagtaTAATCAGTCCGTCCCttaggctctacaggaacgaactgctctgataccataatgtaacaccctaccatacttaATCTTATGCTTAATTCATAAGACTGAGATAGCAaggtattatgacctctaaaagtaaaaatatatatattaataatgaaaGAGATATTTAACTAGGAGCTTTGAAAAATGTGTAAAACAAAAACGCAAagtaaaagcgcaacgctcaggAAACGAGATAACTTGCGTGCAAAGAAACCGAAAGTTAGCGAACATAATATAACAGAAACTAGGAGTAGAGAGCCCAAAAGATACataataacaagctcctaactcagcctacGAAACCAAGGCTGACCgaagaatatttacatacatatatacatatcccaaagcccaaaatacataaataaaaccCTAACTCTCCTTAAACTCCTAAGAGGGACAAATAAAAAAGTTTCTtagagagaaagctaagtacatatatacataagcTACATAACAAAAGAACCCAGAAACCGTTCCGTTTTAGGAATCCAGATGCCTAGCGAgaagcctctcgacctgcatctgaaaaacacaacacagtatggggtgagaaccggaggttctcagcatggtaaaggtgcgacgcatataagatataaggtcctgagaatgctagagacaatcctagaacaccaacactcagattataaagcTTAAGATATTAAACAGAAATCATAAGAGGTGGCCTTCTAAGGGTTCCAAAACTTAACTAAAACTTGACCTAAACACTAGACCCTTCTATCCTTCCTCCGTTCCTCCATCTCCAGTGAATATGCACAGACGGATAAGCAAACAAGGCAAACACATGTAATTTACAGGTAATGCAGATAACAATTATAACAAGTAGCAGATTATAATCACGTAGGCAATCCCAAACAATTCACAAGCAAGCAATTCAAAcaatatgcacatgatgcatgacTGTCCTATGGCTGGTGATATCAATTGTCGGTTACATAGCCATCCCGACATGtcttcaagctcaaaaataCATCATGGGGAGGATCCCCAAGCTGACATGGGAAAGAGAACACCTCAAGCTTAATAATATCCATGGGTGGAGACCTAAGCTGACATGGGGAGAAGAGAAAACACCCCAAGCTAACATGGAGAAAATAATACCCCAAGCTGACACGAGGGAGAAAATACTTGCAAGCTCAAAATATTCAATCATttctcataattatcatttcATTCTCGATACTAATTAATGTCTTATCtcatcattctaaatttcactTAACTCATTGATCATACATTTTATTATCcttgattaattaatataatcaaTTCTCAATTTCTTACATTACTCTCTTACTTGCCTCATACATTTCATAATACTTGTAGAAAATCAATCATTCAAGCCTTAGCGCCAGAACTCATTCATACATGCACCTCCTTCTTATACAATTCATCATTTTTAACATTTACATCATTCCCAAGTTATCTCTGTTTCCTAGCTCCAACTTATAACTATGCTTATCATTATGTTCTAGGGCTAAAAGGGTAAAAACAGAGGTTTGGAGGTTCAAAATTGagctttaaaacacaaaatacatTTGCTAAAAATAGGggagtcacgcgtacgcatggaccATATGTACGTGTGGGCGCACAGATGGCCCATTACGCATACGCATTCCTTTATTATGCGTGTGCGTGGGTACCTAACAGAAGCATCAAGTCGTGCAAGTACATTTCGCGTATGCAAGCAcctcatgtcacgcgtacgtgtggggcacgcgtacgcgttaacATGCAGATCTGGCCCAATATGTGTATGCATAAGCTTCTTCGTGTACGCACATGGGGAAGGCAGTGGCAACAGTCCACAAATGTAGTGTATGCGTACGTAAAATTTCcatgtcacgcgtacacatGGGTCATGCATACGTGTGGGCGTACGCTTTTCCAAAAATTGGCTATGTCTAAAATCTGCAGAAATTGGATTTAAACCCTCAAACTTCTGAAACACATAACTTTTccgttttaaatcatttttcctCCGTTCTTCAAACTTTGCAAACCCAATTTTTGTATAAAACAAATTTGGAATCATTTAGGGGTCCGGAAGCCAAGTTATGCCTCACCGAAGTTCAGCCGAAAACTTGTTTTTACCAAACTTCAGAAACCTTCATTTACATTAAAACTCAACTTATCACCTTTATATCCATCGACACAACACATATACATCAATACCACAACAATCTCCTTGTCCTTACCATTCCTCAAGTCACCCATATCATGCATTAACATCTAAAATAACTAACAAGAGGAATATATCCATATTCATTATATATAGATACAACACACATCAATATCTACTCATCATTAATCCCTTATCCAACCAACATTAAGCTCACAATTTTTCAATTGACATTTATCCAAAAAACACCAAATCCATATCACAATTCTCATCAAAGTCACTAAGTATTAATTATACTCATGCGTTCCAGCCTATCCAATGGTCacctagcctaagttttcacagaatattatatattgaatacGCAAAACttaaatcataccttggccgatttcaaTGTATTAACCAACGCAAACCACAAGACAAAAGGGCAATGCTTCAATCACCAAGATTTAACTCTAACTCCACCAAGCTCTCAAATCAAGCTTCCAATAATTCCAAGAATCTCCGTATCATGCATTCAGACACctaacacatatatatacatatacatatatagccCACAGACTAAACGAACAAAATTTGTTAAGCTCTACAAGCTAAATTGAACCTAGAGtaccaaattaaacaaaatctCAACATGGGTTTCCTTTAATTTCGAAATTGAGGGATAGAGAGGCTGGGATGAGATTGAATCTTACCTATGAAATTAATCCAATAGAATCGTAGAGCTCGATGCAGTGgatgcgtggccgcaaacggtgcggcaatcggagctcggATGAAGAAGTTATGGTGGATTAAGGTTGTGGTGAGGGTTTGGAAGCTCTCTTCTCCCCTTGGCTATTCAGCATTGGTTTCTGCGAAAATGGGGAAGAAGATGAGCCCTGGGCTCATTTATTTGATGGGTTCGGTTGGGCCCAGTCCaaccggtttggcccgttcggtccaatcttaggccaaattctttgaaaatagtgtcaaaattctcatttTAATGAGCTCTATCCTTTTTTAATATAAGATTTTCATTTctaattttccttattaaaattcaatttaatgaCTAATTGTGTGCTAATTTAGCGGGGTTTACAATGCaggcaagtaaaacacaagtaatatacATGTACATCAAGTAAAATAACTAGCAAATAAGCATATTATACATTTAGGCAAAAGATGCAATTAGGCAAAGTAAAACAAAACACATAGAAGAtgaacatgatgaatgcctgtcctattagctcgtgatatcacttgtcgatCCATAATTGCCAACCCGATACATTCTTTTGGATGTCGCCTTTCTGCCGCGTCCGAGGATATAGCGCTTGGAACGCTTTTGTTCCAAGGATATATTGTCCCACACACTTGTATGCTCATTCTGAGGATATAGTGTCTGGCACACTTTTGCGGCAGAGAAggaaaataacaacaacatcTATTTCATCATAAATCATTCCAGAGATATAGTGCCCAGCACACCA comes from the Arachis duranensis cultivar V14167 chromosome 7, aradu.V14167.gnm2.J7QH, whole genome shotgun sequence genome and includes:
- the LOC107458398 gene encoding disease resistance protein RPV1-like, with the protein product MYMFCVIVYVYCRERDEALDNIVEHITAFLGGKDHWFTLPNVEKLQPRVQDLIQVQLLNYDKVLILGIWGMAGIGKTTIAMALYNQICYRFQRRMFVDNISERCEQHSIVSLQEELFSCICKTTEETKEEATKEAKEKATKETTEETTKAAVEEVTEEATEEEREETTAEKAKIHDIESGKLLLKKNLSNKKTLLVLDDVTERDHLEALCGSREWFGPGSTIIITTRDRSMLKDADDIYTVKGMNYDESIELFCWHAFKNKEIPAEEYREHAESIVEYCGGVPLFLEVAGSHLYGKMIEEWEPALEELEENPPYKLQRFRQVSFDSLRDDSLKKIFLDIVCFFVGMNRNHVVKILNGTGHNGEKALTALEDKCLVTVDGNRLQIHTLIEEIGREIVDEESRLTPKLSTYDVFLSFRGKDTRATFTSHLHAALENAGFYVFKDDVQLPRGEWISISLLEAVKDSRMSIIVLSTNYGGSKWCLEELENIMQLQRTTAHAVVPIFYSVDPSEVRHQSGVFGQKFNDLLRSHPVEEDKEKSWRTSLRQVGSLSGIVVVNSRNENEDIKKVVEDVTHLLDKTELFVADYPVGVTSRVQNVINLLIEQQSKDVLLLGICGMGGLGKTTIAKALYNQLSRKFDCKCFLLNIREVWEQDNGQVSLQDRLLSDIYKTTKIPIRTTESGKLELKNRLCHKRVLLVLDDIDKVEQMNALCGSHEWFGSGSCIIITTRDEHLVKMRGIEPIIYRLDEMDDSEAIELFSWHAFKQAYPDTNFSVLTKDVVAYSSGLPLALEVLGSYLCDREIEVWKNALEKLKRIPNHKIQEKLRISFDSLSDDTEKEIFLDIACFFIGMDRSDVIQILNDCGLFAEIGISVLRERSLVTVDSTNKLGMHNLLRDMGREIIREESPDEPEKRSRLWLHEEVLHVLTEYKGTTTITGLALKSPRTSSQFIN